In Arthrobacter citreus, a genomic segment contains:
- a CDS encoding ABC transporter substrate-binding protein has product MTDSGIGRRSFLRAGALLGALAIAGCTATEPDGELTPSGSASGTPSTPNATFTFATAARPAGLDPALVTDTESHRITRQILEGLVGVDPLTSAPTPLLAESWTQSEDGRTYTFKLRRGVTFHDGEPFNAAAVCANFDRWFNLPASARGSGHLAYEAVFNAYSDSPALAVYKSSTAVDEHTVSIELATRLAAFIPALASPEFAMSSPAALQRFSADALNGDRDGQKMSEYASHPVGTGPFVLESWEGDEVRLASYPDYWGERGQTAAIVFKVMTSPASRLRALKSGEVDGYDLVTVSDVDDLARNGMQILQRDPYSIMYLGINQAFPGLDNIKMRQAIAHAIDKDALLDGLFLNGTKQANQFVPEKLGVSSGSVTSYGYDPERAAELLKEAGYDGAELPFHYPRHVTRAYLPTPERVYAELSRQLTAAGLNIKPVPVEWSDDYVQSVQRSGDRALHLFGISGTYDDPDNFVGSLFGSYTEEFAYDDAQLLSKIDRARTLESGPEQTEAYTAISDRISTRVPAVPLAFPISALALSPRVAAYPTSPLLNEVFNRIELREQ; this is encoded by the coding sequence GTGACAGATTCCGGCATCGGCCGCCGCTCCTTCCTACGGGCCGGTGCACTGCTCGGCGCACTGGCCATCGCCGGATGCACCGCCACTGAACCCGACGGCGAACTCACCCCGTCCGGTTCCGCGTCCGGAACCCCCAGCACCCCCAACGCCACCTTCACCTTCGCCACTGCTGCCCGCCCGGCGGGCCTGGATCCCGCGCTGGTCACGGATACGGAAAGCCACCGCATCACCCGGCAGATCCTGGAGGGGCTGGTCGGCGTCGACCCCCTGACCTCCGCTCCCACTCCCCTGCTGGCCGAAAGCTGGACCCAGTCCGAAGACGGCCGGACCTACACCTTCAAGCTGCGCCGGGGCGTGACGTTCCACGACGGCGAGCCCTTCAACGCCGCCGCTGTCTGTGCCAATTTTGACCGCTGGTTCAACCTGCCGGCGTCGGCCCGCGGGTCCGGACATCTGGCCTACGAGGCTGTCTTCAACGCATATTCGGACAGTCCCGCCCTCGCGGTCTACAAATCCAGCACCGCCGTGGACGAGCACACGGTCAGCATCGAACTGGCAACCCGCCTTGCCGCGTTCATTCCCGCGCTGGCCTCGCCGGAGTTTGCGATGTCCTCCCCCGCAGCCCTGCAGCGGTTCAGCGCCGATGCCCTGAACGGGGACAGGGACGGGCAGAAGATGTCCGAGTATGCATCGCATCCGGTGGGTACCGGCCCCTTCGTCCTGGAGTCCTGGGAAGGCGACGAGGTGCGCCTGGCCTCGTACCCGGATTACTGGGGCGAACGCGGCCAGACTGCCGCCATTGTCTTCAAGGTGATGACCAGCCCGGCCAGCCGGCTGCGCGCGCTGAAATCCGGCGAGGTGGACGGCTATGACCTGGTCACCGTGTCCGATGTGGATGATCTGGCCCGCAACGGCATGCAGATCCTGCAGCGCGACCCCTACTCGATCATGTACTTGGGCATCAACCAGGCCTTCCCCGGCCTGGACAACATCAAAATGCGCCAGGCCATTGCGCACGCCATTGACAAGGATGCCCTGCTGGACGGCCTGTTCCTGAACGGCACCAAGCAGGCCAACCAGTTTGTGCCCGAAAAACTCGGCGTCAGCTCAGGCTCCGTGACCAGCTACGGCTACGATCCGGAACGGGCCGCGGAACTGCTCAAGGAAGCCGGCTACGACGGCGCCGAGCTGCCCTTCCATTATCCCCGCCATGTCACCCGCGCCTACCTGCCGACGCCGGAGCGCGTCTACGCCGAGCTCAGCCGGCAGCTCACGGCCGCGGGCCTGAACATCAAGCCGGTGCCGGTGGAATGGTCCGACGACTACGTGCAGAGCGTGCAGCGCAGCGGCGACCGCGCCCTGCACCTGTTCGGTATCAGCGGCACCTACGACGACCCTGACAACTTCGTGGGAAGCCTCTTTGGCAGCTACACCGAGGAATTCGCGTACGACGACGCCCAGCTGCTGAGCAAGATCGACCGTGCCCGCACGCTGGAATCCGGACCCGAGCAGACTGAAGCATATACAGCCATCAGCGACCGCATCTCCACCCGCGTGCCGGCTGTTCCGCTGGCGTTCCCCATCTCGGCGCTGGCGCTGTCCCCCCGGGTTGCGGCCTACCCCACCTCCCCCCTGCTCAACGAGGTCTTCAACCGGATCGAGCTCCGGGAACAGTAA
- a CDS encoding ABC transporter ATP-binding protein, translated as MTEMSPDTPLLEVTDLAVNFRTTDGEVQAVKNASFTIGRGRTLAIVGESGSGKSTTAMAVIGLLPGNGKVASGSIRFDGTELVGMPESKMRAIRGRSIGLVPQDPMSNLNPVTKIGTQVAETLLVHGMATSKDVDRKVIEVLTAAGLPDAAERAKQYPHEFSGGMRQRALIAIGLACRPRLLIADEPTSALDVTVQRTILDQIGRMTEELGTSVLLITHDLGLAAERASELVVMHRGLVVETGPARQLLEDPQHPYTQALVAAAPSVAAVRLSPGAYQVPAAQRLKLAEEVYAEHSGTEGLAGEDAAVPAAAEAAAAGTEPGAPGVPDNIVEIRDLTKVFKIRGRSDDFYAARNVTLDIPRGRTVAIVGESGSGKTTTARMLLKLIEPTSGTMTFDGIDVGSLEKGKLREFRQRVQPIFQDPYSSLDPMFTIERILDEPLKTYKRGSKSERAARVRELMDQVALPHSMLRRYPAELSGGQRQRVAIARALALKPELIVCDEPVSALDVLVQAQILKLLGDLQAELGLSYLFISHDLAVVRLISDYVCVMKDGELVEAASSEEVFSNPRHPYTRKLLASIPGNELNIGEDELAS; from the coding sequence ATGACTGAAATGAGCCCTGACACCCCCCTGCTTGAGGTGACCGATCTCGCGGTTAACTTCCGCACGACCGACGGCGAAGTCCAAGCGGTCAAGAACGCGTCCTTCACGATCGGCAGGGGCCGGACCCTGGCCATCGTGGGGGAGTCCGGATCGGGTAAGTCCACCACCGCCATGGCCGTTATCGGCCTGCTGCCCGGCAACGGCAAGGTTGCCTCGGGCAGTATCCGTTTTGACGGAACCGAGCTCGTGGGAATGCCGGAATCCAAGATGCGCGCCATCCGGGGCCGGTCCATCGGCCTCGTGCCGCAGGACCCCATGTCCAACCTGAACCCGGTCACGAAGATTGGCACCCAGGTGGCCGAAACCCTGCTGGTGCACGGAATGGCCACCTCCAAGGACGTGGACCGCAAAGTCATCGAAGTTCTCACTGCGGCCGGCCTGCCGGACGCCGCGGAGCGCGCCAAACAGTATCCCCATGAGTTCTCCGGCGGCATGCGCCAGCGCGCCCTGATCGCCATTGGCCTCGCATGCCGTCCGCGGCTGCTGATCGCCGACGAACCGACATCGGCTCTGGACGTCACCGTCCAGCGGACCATCCTGGACCAGATCGGCAGAATGACCGAGGAGCTGGGGACGTCGGTGCTGCTGATTACCCATGATCTGGGTCTGGCCGCCGAGCGCGCCTCCGAGCTGGTGGTGATGCACCGCGGCCTGGTGGTGGAAACCGGCCCGGCGCGCCAGCTGCTGGAAGACCCGCAGCATCCCTACACCCAGGCCCTGGTGGCGGCCGCCCCCAGCGTGGCGGCGGTGCGGCTGAGCCCCGGCGCCTACCAGGTCCCCGCGGCGCAGCGGTTGAAACTGGCCGAGGAAGTCTATGCCGAGCACTCCGGCACGGAGGGGCTGGCCGGTGAAGACGCCGCCGTTCCTGCAGCGGCTGAGGCTGCCGCGGCCGGTACTGAGCCTGGAGCTCCCGGCGTCCCGGATAACATCGTGGAAATCCGCGACCTGACCAAGGTGTTCAAGATCCGCGGACGCTCCGATGACTTTTACGCGGCACGCAACGTGACCCTGGATATTCCCCGCGGGCGGACCGTGGCGATCGTGGGTGAATCCGGCTCCGGCAAGACGACCACCGCCCGGATGCTGCTCAAGTTGATTGAACCAACCAGCGGCACCATGACCTTCGACGGAATCGACGTTGGGAGTCTGGAAAAGGGCAAGCTGCGCGAGTTCCGGCAGCGGGTGCAGCCGATTTTCCAGGATCCATACTCATCGCTGGACCCCATGTTCACCATTGAACGGATCCTCGATGAGCCGCTGAAAACCTATAAGCGCGGCTCCAAGAGCGAGCGGGCCGCGAGGGTGCGCGAACTGATGGACCAGGTGGCACTGCCGCATTCGATGCTGCGCCGCTATCCCGCTGAGCTGTCCGGCGGACAGCGCCAGCGGGTTGCCATCGCCAGGGCGCTGGCGCTGAAGCCGGAGCTGATTGTCTGTGACGAGCCGGTGTCGGCGCTGGATGTGCTGGTCCAGGCCCAGATCCTGAAACTGCTGGGAGACCTGCAGGCAGAGCTGGGGCTGAGCTACCTTTTCATCTCCCATGACCTGGCCGTGGTCCGGCTGATTTCGGACTATGTGTGCGTCATGAAGGACGGCGAGCTGGTGGAGGCGGCGTCCTCCGAAGAGGTCTTCTCCAATCCCCGGCACCCATATACGCGCAAGCTGCTGGCCTCCATTCCGGGCAACGAACTGAACATCGGCGAGGACGAGCTGGCCTCCTGA
- a CDS encoding ABC transporter permease: MSTILPPAPGGAVRPDEPVQVDTRGSGMWRSAFDRLKRNPAAIAGAVIVGVFILVALLAPLLAPFGGDALPGRTEITPTSIPGPGEIAEYPLGLDRFGGDVLSKLIWGARASLIIGIVSTALGLAGGMLLGVIAGGLGGWVDNVIMRFVDILLSVPNLLLAVSIAAILGQNTYAIMIAIGVSQVPIFARLLRSSMISQRSADYILSAQSLGLSRRTITMSHLLPNSMGPVIVQGTLTLATAVIDAAALSFLGLGGGKPQTAEWGRMLTYAQNELAVAPQLAFLPGICIAITALGFTLLGESLREALDPKTRKK, translated from the coding sequence ATGAGTACGATTCTCCCGCCGGCGCCCGGCGGCGCAGTTCGTCCGGACGAGCCCGTGCAGGTGGACACCCGCGGCAGCGGCATGTGGAGGTCCGCCTTTGACCGGCTGAAGCGCAACCCGGCGGCAATCGCCGGAGCCGTCATTGTCGGGGTGTTCATCCTGGTTGCCCTGTTGGCCCCGCTGCTGGCACCGTTCGGCGGCGACGCCCTCCCCGGCCGGACCGAAATCACGCCCACGTCCATCCCCGGACCCGGCGAGATTGCCGAGTACCCGCTGGGCCTGGACCGCTTTGGCGGCGATGTCCTCTCCAAGTTGATCTGGGGCGCACGTGCGTCGCTGATCATCGGTATTGTCTCCACCGCTCTCGGACTCGCGGGCGGCATGCTGCTCGGCGTCATCGCAGGCGGGTTGGGCGGTTGGGTGGACAACGTCATCATGCGCTTTGTGGACATCCTGCTCTCCGTGCCGAACCTGCTGCTGGCTGTGAGCATCGCCGCCATCCTGGGGCAGAACACCTACGCGATCATGATCGCCATCGGGGTATCGCAGGTGCCCATTTTCGCCCGCCTCCTGCGCTCCTCCATGATTTCCCAGCGCAGCGCCGACTACATCCTCTCCGCGCAGTCCCTGGGGCTGAGCCGGCGGACCATCACCATGAGCCATTTGCTGCCCAACAGCATGGGTCCGGTTATTGTCCAGGGCACCCTGACCCTGGCCACCGCCGTCATCGACGCAGCCGCGCTGTCCTTCCTCGGACTGGGCGGCGGCAAGCCGCAGACCGCCGAGTGGGGACGCATGCTCACCTACGCGCAGAATGAACTGGCGGTGGCGCCGCAGCTGGCGTTCCTGCCGGGTATCTGCATCGCCATCACGGCGCTGGGCTTCACACTGCTGGGCGAGTCCCTGCGCGAGGCCCTGGATCCGAAAACCCGCAAGAAGTAG
- a CDS encoding ABC transporter permease, with protein MLQVIGKRLLMLIPTLIGLSILLFVWVRNLPGGPATALLGDKATPDAVAAINAAYGFDRPLIEQYFTYVGKLLRGDFGTSIVTGRPVLEEFATRFPATLELAVVALIFAIGIGIPLGYLAATHYGRFWDHSSVVLSLLGITVPVFFLAFILKWLLAIQLPVFPPDGRQDPRIDATHVTDFYVLDGLLTREWDASWDAVMHLVLPGIALGTIPLAIIVRITRASVLEVQGADYVRTARAKGLMEKTIRGRFVLRNAMLPVTTTIGLQTGLLISGAVLTETVFAFSGVGRFLRDAIFNLDYPVLQGFIIFIAIAYSLINLIVDISYGFIDPRVRVQ; from the coding sequence GTGCTGCAAGTCATCGGCAAACGCCTTCTCATGCTGATTCCCACCCTTATCGGGCTGTCCATCCTTTTGTTCGTGTGGGTGCGCAACCTGCCCGGTGGTCCGGCCACGGCCCTCCTCGGAGACAAGGCCACCCCTGACGCCGTCGCAGCGATCAACGCGGCCTACGGTTTCGACCGGCCCCTCATCGAGCAGTACTTCACCTACGTCGGCAAGCTTCTGCGGGGTGATTTTGGCACCTCGATCGTGACCGGGCGTCCGGTCCTGGAAGAATTCGCCACCCGTTTCCCGGCCACGCTGGAACTGGCAGTGGTGGCACTGATCTTCGCCATCGGCATCGGCATCCCGCTCGGATACCTTGCCGCCACCCACTATGGCCGCTTCTGGGACCATTCCTCGGTGGTGCTGTCGCTGCTGGGCATCACGGTGCCGGTGTTCTTCCTGGCCTTCATCCTCAAGTGGCTGCTGGCCATCCAGCTTCCGGTGTTTCCCCCGGACGGCAGGCAGGATCCCCGCATCGATGCCACTCACGTCACTGACTTCTATGTCCTTGACGGGCTGTTGACCCGGGAATGGGACGCTTCCTGGGATGCGGTCATGCACCTGGTCCTTCCGGGAATTGCGCTTGGCACCATTCCGCTGGCCATCATCGTGCGCATTACCCGTGCTTCGGTGCTGGAGGTCCAGGGCGCCGACTATGTCCGCACCGCCCGCGCCAAGGGCCTGATGGAAAAGACCATCCGCGGCCGCTTTGTGCTGCGCAACGCCATGCTTCCCGTGACCACGACCATTGGCCTGCAGACCGGCCTGCTGATCTCCGGCGCGGTGCTGACCGAAACCGTCTTCGCCTTCAGCGGCGTGGGGCGGTTCCTTCGTGACGCCATTTTCAACCTGGACTATCCGGTCCTGCAGGGATTCATCATTTTCATCGCCATAGCGTATTCACTGATCAACCTGATCGTTGACATTTCCTACGGCTTTATCGACCCGAGGGTGAGGGTTCAATGA
- a CDS encoding ABC transporter substrate-binding protein — MSFAGRTKNGGRPPRRAAALTAGIALSALILSGCAQSEREEGTGDAGASSDVDGTFVFAASSDPKSLDPAFASDGESFRVSRQIFEGLVGVKAGTADPEPLLAKSWETSEDALTYTFALEEGVTFHDGTEFNAEAVCANFDRWYNFTGIQQEESLAYYYSKLFKGFSDSPETATYESCEATGDTEAVVTLAKPFAGFIAALSLPAFAMQSPAAMEEFDANAASGTAEAPTLSEYAKGHPTGTGPFKFDAWEVGNQITLSAYEDYWGEQGQVTDIIFRVIDDPNSRRQSLEAGTIDGYDLVAPADTESLADAGYNVMAREPFTILYLGMNQKVEELSDPLVRQAIAHAIDKQALVDQTLPEGTKVASQFIPDVVNGYNEDVTEYEYDPEKAKSLLAEAGYPDGFTVDFNYPTGVSRPYMPTPEQVYTNITAQLEEVGIKVNPQPNKWSPDYLDRVQVSEDHGIHLLGWTGDYNDTDNFVGVFFGGEKPEFGFNNPEIFNALEEARQVSSLEEQTPLYEQINEDIAQFVPAVPLAHPAPSLAFAERVESYPASPVNDEVFNKIKLTK; from the coding sequence ATGTCATTTGCTGGCCGAACCAAGAACGGCGGACGCCCACCGCGGCGGGCTGCTGCGCTCACGGCAGGAATTGCCCTCAGCGCCCTGATCCTTTCCGGCTGTGCCCAGAGCGAGCGCGAGGAGGGGACCGGCGACGCCGGTGCCTCCTCCGACGTGGACGGAACCTTTGTTTTCGCGGCGTCCTCGGACCCCAAGTCGCTTGACCCGGCCTTCGCCTCCGACGGCGAGTCCTTCCGCGTCAGCCGCCAGATCTTCGAGGGCCTCGTTGGCGTGAAAGCGGGCACCGCTGATCCGGAGCCGCTGCTGGCCAAGTCCTGGGAAACGTCCGAGGACGCACTGACCTACACCTTCGCGCTGGAGGAAGGCGTCACCTTCCATGACGGCACGGAGTTCAACGCCGAGGCAGTCTGCGCCAACTTTGACCGCTGGTACAACTTCACCGGGATCCAGCAGGAAGAAAGCCTGGCCTACTACTACAGCAAGCTCTTCAAGGGCTTCTCCGATTCACCGGAGACCGCCACGTACGAGTCCTGCGAAGCCACCGGCGACACTGAAGCGGTAGTGACACTGGCCAAGCCGTTTGCCGGATTCATCGCGGCGCTCTCTCTCCCGGCCTTCGCCATGCAGAGCCCGGCGGCGATGGAGGAGTTCGATGCCAACGCCGCCTCCGGCACGGCTGAGGCTCCGACCCTGAGCGAGTACGCCAAGGGCCACCCCACCGGCACCGGTCCGTTCAAGTTCGACGCCTGGGAAGTGGGCAACCAGATCACCCTCTCCGCCTACGAGGACTACTGGGGCGAGCAGGGCCAGGTCACCGACATCATCTTCCGCGTCATCGACGATCCCAACTCTCGGCGCCAGTCGCTGGAGGCCGGCACCATTGACGGCTACGACCTGGTGGCACCGGCCGACACCGAGTCCCTGGCTGACGCCGGGTACAACGTGATGGCCCGCGAGCCGTTCACCATCCTGTACCTGGGCATGAACCAGAAGGTGGAAGAGCTCTCGGATCCGCTGGTCCGCCAGGCGATCGCCCACGCCATCGACAAGCAGGCCCTGGTTGACCAGACGCTGCCCGAGGGCACCAAGGTGGCCAGCCAGTTCATTCCCGACGTCGTCAACGGCTACAACGAGGACGTCACCGAGTACGAGTACGACCCGGAAAAGGCCAAGTCGCTGCTTGCCGAGGCCGGCTACCCCGACGGCTTCACGGTGGACTTCAACTACCCGACCGGTGTTTCGCGTCCGTACATGCCCACCCCGGAGCAGGTCTACACCAACATCACCGCCCAGCTTGAAGAGGTTGGCATCAAGGTCAACCCGCAGCCGAACAAGTGGTCCCCGGACTACCTCGACCGCGTGCAGGTTTCCGAAGACCACGGCATTCACCTGCTGGGCTGGACCGGCGACTACAACGACACCGACAACTTTGTTGGCGTGTTCTTCGGCGGAGAGAAGCCCGAATTCGGCTTCAACAACCCGGAGATCTTCAACGCCCTCGAAGAAGCCCGCCAGGTGAGCAGCCTGGAGGAGCAGACCCCGCTGTACGAGCAGATCAACGAGGACATTGCACAGTTTGTCCCGGCCGTACCGCTGGCTCATCCCGCACCTTCGCTGGCCTTCGCCGAGCGCGTGGAGTCCTACCCCGCCAGCCCGGTTAACGACGAAGTGTTCAACAAGATCAAACTCACCAAGTAG
- a CDS encoding fasciclin domain-containing protein translates to MAFKTRRNISILGIAAVSMLGMAACSTDSTESSSDSSESGMASESSMSPSASESMSPDATESMSADPAANLVGASCADYAAAVPDGAGSIEGMSLDPVATAASNNPMLTTLTAAVSGQLNPDVNLVDTLNGSEFTVFAPTDDAFAKLDPATIETLKTDPDLLSSILTYHVVPGQMTPDELSGMYATVNGGEVEVTGSGDSLMVDDSAVVCGGVQTKNATVYLLDTVLMPAM, encoded by the coding sequence ATGGCTTTCAAGACCCGCCGGAACATTTCCATCCTCGGAATCGCCGCCGTCTCCATGCTGGGCATGGCTGCCTGCAGCACCGACTCCACCGAGAGCTCCTCCGACAGCTCCGAATCGGGAATGGCCTCGGAGTCCAGCATGTCGCCGTCGGCTTCGGAGTCCATGAGCCCCGACGCAACGGAATCCATGAGCGCCGATCCCGCCGCCAACCTCGTCGGCGCCAGCTGCGCGGACTACGCAGCGGCTGTTCCTGATGGAGCCGGCTCGATCGAGGGAATGTCCCTGGACCCGGTTGCCACCGCCGCATCGAACAACCCGATGCTGACCACCTTGACCGCAGCGGTCTCCGGCCAGCTGAACCCCGATGTCAACCTGGTGGATACGCTGAACGGCTCCGAGTTCACGGTCTTCGCACCCACCGATGACGCCTTCGCCAAGCTGGATCCGGCCACCATCGAGACCCTGAAGACCGATCCTGACCTGCTCTCCAGCATCCTGACCTACCACGTGGTTCCCGGCCAGATGACCCCTGATGAGCTCTCGGGCATGTACGCCACGGTCAACGGTGGCGAGGTTGAGGTCACCGGCTCCGGCGACAGCCTCATGGTTGACGATTCCGCCGTCGTCTGCGGCGGCGTCCAGACCAAGAACGCCACGGTCTACCTGCTGGACACCGTCCTGATGCCCGCCATGTAA
- the bcp gene encoding thioredoxin-dependent thiol peroxidase, whose protein sequence is MPRLSPGEKAPDFTLPATDSASVSLSDFRGRSTIVYFYPAAATPGCTTQACDFRDNLNTLQDAGYAVVGVSPDPIPKLEKFAEAEHLNFPLLSDPDHAVAEAYGAWGEKKNYGKTYEGLIRSTVVVDPEGAVSLAQYNVKATGHVAKLERDLGLA, encoded by the coding sequence ATGCCCCGCCTGTCCCCCGGTGAAAAAGCCCCTGATTTCACTCTTCCGGCCACCGACTCCGCGTCCGTATCGCTCTCCGATTTCCGGGGCCGCAGCACCATCGTGTACTTCTACCCCGCAGCGGCGACTCCCGGCTGCACCACCCAGGCCTGTGACTTCCGGGACAACCTGAACACGCTCCAGGATGCCGGGTACGCCGTCGTCGGGGTCTCCCCCGACCCGATCCCCAAGCTGGAGAAATTCGCGGAGGCCGAACACCTCAACTTCCCGCTGCTCTCCGACCCCGACCATGCCGTGGCCGAAGCCTATGGAGCATGGGGCGAGAAGAAAAACTACGGCAAGACCTACGAGGGTCTGATCCGCTCGACCGTGGTGGTGGACCCCGAAGGCGCCGTTTCCCTGGCCCAGTACAACGTGAAGGCCACCGGGCACGTTGCCAAGCTGGAGCGTGATCTCGGACTGGCCTGA
- a CDS encoding MarR family winged helix-turn-helix transcriptional regulator, whose translation MPDMEHWPTGRLLSTAARLVEHAWNERLVRIGVTHAGVIALGVLDSQGPMTQAHLAQLVRVQAQTMGKTLSRLEAHGHVARVRNDLDRRSHMVSITPQGVEALREAQNIERTLIEGGELMSEALRGQLRNVIRELGNPRWQLAVDVPGLPIPVVPAEEIVGAPTPEETPAGDAGTEAAKTESA comes from the coding sequence ATGCCCGATATGGAGCACTGGCCCACGGGTCGCCTGTTGTCGACGGCGGCACGCCTGGTCGAACACGCCTGGAATGAAAGGCTTGTCCGCATTGGCGTCACCCATGCCGGAGTGATCGCGCTGGGAGTCCTGGATTCCCAGGGTCCAATGACGCAGGCGCATCTGGCGCAGCTTGTCCGGGTTCAGGCCCAGACAATGGGTAAAACCCTCTCGCGGCTCGAGGCCCACGGTCACGTGGCGCGGGTTCGCAATGATCTGGACAGACGAAGCCACATGGTCTCCATCACCCCGCAGGGAGTGGAGGCGCTGCGCGAAGCCCAAAATATCGAGCGCACCCTGATTGAGGGCGGCGAGCTGATGTCCGAGGCACTTCGCGGGCAGCTGCGCAACGTCATCAGGGAGCTGGGAAACCCCCGCTGGCAGCTTGCCGTGGATGTTCCCGGGCTGCCTATTCCCGTTGTCCCTGCCGAGGAAATTGTCGGGGCTCCGACGCCGGAAGAAACTCCTGCCGGGGACGCTGGCACCGAAGCCGCGAAAACCGAGAGCGCCTAG
- a CDS encoding 2-hydroxyacid dehydrogenase has product MNEEYRPVRTITLPTEELLEAVSPLPDGIRAGVWDVVGEPKGLEYGEIDAVVLPYGAGSDWKEALDRVPHLKMLQAQSTGYDGLPELVGPDVAVVSAAGVHIAGTAELAVALMLASLRGVDTAVRNAESETWDSRRYPGLADRRVLLVGVGGIGAAIAQRLEPFEVELTRVGSRARTDEHGTVHGADELVELAGKAEVVVVITPLTEATHHLINKEVLAALPDGALVVNVARGPVVDTEALTAEVLSGRLYAALDVVDPEPLPAGHPLWKAPNALITPHVGGNTEAFVPRIRKLLKEQIARLARGEEPLNLARRGPWA; this is encoded by the coding sequence ATGAATGAGGAATACCGCCCCGTCCGAACCATTACGCTGCCCACCGAAGAACTCCTGGAGGCCGTGAGTCCGTTGCCGGACGGCATCCGCGCCGGCGTCTGGGATGTGGTGGGGGAACCGAAAGGTCTTGAATACGGTGAGATCGACGCCGTCGTCCTGCCCTACGGCGCCGGCAGCGACTGGAAAGAGGCGCTGGACCGCGTCCCGCACCTGAAAATGCTCCAGGCCCAGTCCACGGGCTATGACGGCCTGCCCGAACTGGTGGGTCCCGACGTCGCCGTTGTCAGCGCTGCGGGTGTCCACATTGCCGGAACGGCGGAACTCGCCGTGGCACTGATGCTGGCCTCGCTCCGCGGCGTGGACACCGCGGTTCGGAACGCAGAGAGCGAAACCTGGGACAGCCGGCGCTACCCCGGGCTGGCGGACCGCCGGGTGTTGCTGGTGGGCGTCGGCGGAATTGGTGCCGCGATTGCCCAGCGGCTGGAGCCCTTCGAAGTTGAACTCACCCGGGTGGGGAGCCGTGCGCGCACCGATGAGCACGGCACCGTCCATGGTGCTGACGAACTTGTGGAGCTTGCCGGCAAGGCCGAAGTTGTGGTGGTGATAACCCCGCTGACCGAGGCAACGCACCACCTGATCAACAAGGAGGTGCTGGCCGCGCTGCCCGATGGTGCGCTGGTGGTGAATGTTGCCCGGGGCCCCGTTGTGGACACCGAAGCGCTCACTGCCGAAGTATTGTCCGGCCGCCTGTATGCCGCGCTCGACGTCGTCGATCCCGAGCCGCTCCCGGCCGGCCATCCGCTCTGGAAGGCGCCCAACGCGCTCATCACCCCGCACGTCGGCGGCAATACTGAGGCGTTTGTGCCCCGCATCCGCAAGCTGCTTAAAGAGCAGATCGCACGGCTGGCCCGCGGCGAGGAACCTCTGAACCTGGCACGCCGCGGCCCCTGGGCCTAG